TCGGCGCTGCCGCTCTTCTTCGTCACGCCGCGGTTGCCGTGCTTCGCGACCGTCGCGCCGCCCGCGGCGGCGACGAACGTGGCGGTGGTGCTGACGTTGATCGTCGAGATGCCGGTCCCGCCGGTCCCGCAGATGTCGAGCAGAGGACCGCCGACGTCGGCGTCGACGTGGATGGAGCGCTCGCGCATCGCTTCGGCGAAGCCGACGATCTCCTCCACCGTCTCCCCGCGCGTGCGGAGCGCCGCGAGGAGCGCCGCGGCCTGCATCTGCGAGAGGTCGCCGTCCATGAGGCGGCCCATGACCTGGCGCGCTTCGTCGCGCGGGAGGGTGGCGCCGTCGAAGACCGCCCCGAGGGTGGCGGCGACGTCGAAGGTGGGCGGGTCGGAGGCGCCGGACGCGTCGTTCATGGGTCCATGATGGCACGGGGGCGCCGTTCGCGCCCGCCGGCGCGACGCGGAGCCGTCGCACCGCGGCGCACGCACGTCATTCAGCCGTTGTTACTCTCCCGTCATGTCGCGTGCAGCGTCGGGGGGACCCTCCGGGTACGTCGTGCAGGTCCTCGGGCCGCCCGCGGTCCACCGCGACGGCGCCCCCGTCGCGATCGGTCCGCGCAAGGCGTTGGCGCTCGTCGCCCACCTGGCGGTCACCGGCGCCCCGGTCGGCCGGGGCGCCCTCGCCGGCCTCCTGTGGCCCGACCGGGACGAGGCCAGCGCCCGGAACAACCTCCGCGTCGCGCTCGCCGACCTCAAGCGGCGGGCGCCCGGGCTCGTCGAGGCGCGCCGGCCGGACGTGCGCCTCGCGGACGGCGTGCGGGTCGACCGGGACGCCCACCTCGCCGCGTGGCTCGACGGGCCGCCGGGCCCCGCGCCCGACGCCCTGCTCGCCCCGTTGCTGGCCGAGCTGGGGGTTCGCGACGCGGACCCGTTCGACGCGTGGCTCGCCACCGCGCAGGAGG
This genomic stretch from Trueperaceae bacterium harbors:
- a CDS encoding BTAD domain-containing putative transcriptional regulator, with product MSRAASGGPSGYVVQVLGPPAVHRDGAPVAIGPRKALALVAHLAVTGAPVGRGALAGLLWPDRDEASARNNLRVALADLKRRAPGLVEARRPDVRLADGVRVDRDAHLAAWLDGPPGPAPDALLAPLLAELGVRDADPFDAWLATAQEAWRATLLGHLDRATRAAEAAGEGALTSSLLEQALEVDPWDEARLARLLDAYVAQGRPAAAVRRFDAFAQALRHEMGIEPDAALAARARAARADAAPVPAHTDPRHPTPRVGQADALAEARTALADPDV